In one Fundulus heteroclitus isolate FHET01 chromosome 3, MU-UCD_Fhet_4.1, whole genome shotgun sequence genomic region, the following are encoded:
- the LOC118557641 gene encoding sialic acid-binding Ig-like lectin 14, with the protein MWTRHRGASVLALEDCQEDNFCITVDEEVKGEVGLCVVIQCSYRTEENFITQHIIWYKENRRNPKPVTVFHTDKTEKIEAGYKGRVSLLEPDVNRANCSIMINDLTESDSGSYHLRVERQSDGFSYTEKTTSVIIKELSQKPKMLIPPLTEGQQATLTCTAPGLCSGSRPNFTWIWSGKGEKDSHITGNTTSFNTENLTAVTQRHSSTLTFAPSAKHHDTELTCKVRFIVDTDPQETETLMVTYVRKPQILGRTTVKEGNNLNLTCSVDSYPTSDVKFSRKLNSSVKGVLQKGNGFASYRVANVTTEDAGLYICTAKHLNNTLTEEINVEVTWFSGILNGSGCVLRSELTCVCISEGFPLPTINWSLPMSYTAHSVTDTVSDQAVISAVTLTIKSHENISVECFSSNGNGEAKEKLRVVKYLSD; encoded by the exons GGGCATCGGTTTTGGCACTAGAAGACTGTCAAGAGGACAATTTCTGCATTACGGTTGATGAGGAAGTAAAAGGGGAGGTTGGACTCTGTGTTGTGATACAATGTTCTTACAGAACCGAGGAAAACTTTATAACCCAGCATATTATTTggtacaaagaaaacagaagaaaccctAAACCAGTTACTGTATTTCACActgacaaaactgaaaaaattgAGGCTGGGTATAAAGGAAGAGTATCACTGTTGGAGCCTGATGTGAATCGGGCAAACTGCAGCATCATGATCAATGATCTGACTGAGTCTGATTCTGGATCCTATCACCTCAGAGTTGAGCGTCAATCAGATGGATTTTCATACACAGAGAAAACGACTTCTGTTATCATCAAAG AACTGAGCCAGAAGCCAAAAATGCTGATTCCTCCACTGACTGAGGGACAACAGGCCACTCTGACCTGCACTGCTCCTGGTCTCTGCTCTGGGTCTCGTCCTAACTTCACCTGGATATGGAGtggaaaaggagagaaggaCTCTCACATCACAGGAAACACCACTTCTTTTAACACTGAGAATCTGActgctgtcacacagagacacagctcAACTCTGACATTTGCACCTTCGGCCAAACACCACGACACTGAACTCACCTGTAAGGTCCGCTTCATTGTTGACACAGATCCACAGGAAACAGAAACTCTGATGGTGACAT ATGTAAGAAAACCTCAGATCCTCGGCAGAACCACTGTTAAGGAGGGAAATAATCTTAACCTGACCTGCAGTGTTGACAGCTACCCTACCTCAGATGTCAAGTTCTCAAGAAAATTAAACAGCAGCGTTAAAGGTGTCCTGCAAAAAGGAAATGGATTTGCCTCTTATCGCGTCGCTAATGTGACAACAGAAGATGCCGGGCTTTACATCTGCACAGCAAAACACCTGAACAACACTCTGACAGAAGAAATTAATGTAGAAGTGACTT GGTTTTCAGGGATCCTAAATGGCTCTGGGTGTGTCCTTCGGTCCGAGCTGACCTGTGTGTGTATCAGTGAGGGGTTCCCTCTACCCACCATCAACTGGTCGCTGCCAATGAGCTACACGGCGCACTCTGTCACCGACACAGTGTCAGACCAGGCTGTCATTAGCGCTGTCACGCTAACCATTAAAAGCCATGAAAACATCAGCGTTGAATGTTTCAGCAGCAACGGAAACGGAGAAGCAAAGGAAAAACTCAGAGTTGTAAAGTACTTATCAG attag